A stretch of Methanosphaerula palustris E1-9c DNA encodes these proteins:
- a CDS encoding MBL fold metallo-hydrolase, producing MEILSGIHQVDGVNANCYIVARESLTIIDTGMPGSGAKIIEYITKDLGRDPSEISSIILTHAHMDHVGGVMKLKQAAPRAKVAVHSAEAEYFRGKIPIPPPRGMIGLLTRIMNLVIKQNFFEPDILLTDGDRIDGLVSVHIPGHTPGSLGLLDEATRTFWGGDILRYDGKILSEGPKNFTQDIDQEQKSIRRIATLDFDILLPGHGIPLRTGAGDTVREFAETLPR from the coding sequence ATGGAGATTTTATCAGGGATTCATCAGGTGGACGGGGTGAACGCGAACTGTTACATCGTCGCACGGGAGTCCCTGACGATCATCGATACCGGCATGCCGGGCAGCGGTGCGAAGATCATCGAGTACATCACAAAAGATCTCGGGAGAGATCCATCTGAGATCAGTTCCATCATCCTGACCCATGCCCACATGGACCATGTCGGCGGGGTCATGAAACTCAAACAGGCAGCCCCCAGGGCAAAGGTCGCTGTTCATTCGGCGGAAGCGGAATATTTCAGGGGAAAAATTCCGATCCCGCCACCCAGAGGAATGATCGGACTTCTGACGCGTATCATGAATCTGGTTATAAAACAGAATTTTTTCGAGCCAGATATCCTTCTTACAGATGGCGACCGGATCGATGGACTGGTCTCTGTCCATATTCCAGGCCACACCCCAGGAAGCCTGGGTCTGCTCGATGAGGCAACCCGGACCTTTTGGGGAGGAGATATCCTCCGGTATGACGGGAAAATACTATCAGAAGGTCCGAAAAATTTCACCCAGGACATCGACCAGGAACAGAAATCTATCCGGAGGATCGCCACCCTTGATTTCGACATTCTCCTCCCTGGCCATGGAATCCCCCTCAGGACAGGGGCAGGGGATACGGTCCGCGAGTTTGCAGAAACATTACCCCGGTAA
- a CDS encoding class I SAM-dependent methyltransferase, which yields MEANEYSINARYWGAISQNLDEFVCPSPVNIPEWASGTARWLGEGASVLEIGPGRGDLAFRTLSERSTIRDYHLADVSPDILAYVLARLEPVKGSTTVTTLQADLNRPDALHTLPPASIDRIILLNVFGYLDPDTALEQFRTALRPGGFLRFTVGDFEFFSHSGDYDAGLNRQLVTKKRRQIGTEVQPAGFTTNENGEQVPVFGYRRGYSREEITGMLASHGFADIDIQTVVIPLELWQRFRSGKSASPQQQSLENRWSGRPIWDVIARREA from the coding sequence ATGGAAGCGAACGAATATTCAATAAATGCCAGATACTGGGGGGCAATTTCCCAGAACCTGGATGAATTTGTCTGCCCGAGTCCGGTCAATATTCCGGAGTGGGCTTCAGGGACCGCCCGGTGGCTGGGTGAAGGCGCATCCGTCCTGGAGATCGGTCCCGGACGGGGCGACCTCGCGTTTAGAACCCTCTCGGAGAGATCAACCATTAGAGACTATCATCTAGCTGATGTATCCCCTGACATTCTCGCCTATGTTTTAGCCCGACTGGAACCAGTGAAAGGATCGACAACCGTCACCACACTCCAGGCCGACCTGAATAGACCTGACGCTCTCCATACACTCCCTCCTGCATCGATCGACAGGATCATCCTCCTCAATGTCTTCGGTTATCTCGACCCGGACACCGCCCTTGAGCAGTTCAGAACTGCGCTGCGACCCGGAGGGTTCCTCCGTTTTACAGTCGGAGACTTTGAATTCTTCAGCCATTCGGGAGACTATGATGCCGGCCTGAATCGGCAGCTGGTGACGAAAAAGAGAAGACAGATCGGGACTGAGGTCCAGCCGGCAGGGTTCACAACAAACGAAAATGGGGAACAGGTTCCCGTCTTCGGGTACCGGAGGGGATACTCCCGCGAGGAGATAACCGGGATGCTCGCCAGTCACGGTTTTGCGGATATCGATATCCAGACCGTCGTCATTCCCCTTGAACTCTGGCAGCGGTTCCGATCGGGCAAATCGGCATCTCCCCAGCAGCAGAGTCTTGAGAACAGATGGAGTGGACGCCCCATCTGGGACGTCATTGCCCGGAGGGAAGCATAA
- a CDS encoding trans-sulfuration enzyme family protein has product MTEKTAPRRGLMTDAIHAGETPDPVTRASAPGIVMSTAFLADAGASFSAEDFGDETPYLYTRWKNPTVDQLEQKLAVLEGAEAAVAFGSGMAAITALLLYNLSAGDHLVISDVSYAATAEMTDELIPRLGISVTKVDMSDPENVRNALRPNTRLIYAETPANPIIRLTDVEAIAAIARENGSKFAVDATFASPLGIHPLALGADYVIHSLTKYVCGHGDAIGGAVLGNKMDMAGIKKGIAIRTGGILSPFNAWLIQRGASTLPLRMKAHEEGALIVAQFLEDHPKVTRVIYPGLASHPQHALASRQLENFSGMLTFQVADGAKAATIIADRLSIIHYAVSLGHVRSLVFYLSTDEMLRTSFRMTPAQEQSYREFAGDGIFRLSVGLEDPQDLIADLEYALAGIP; this is encoded by the coding sequence ATGACTGAAAAAACTGCTCCCCGTCGGGGACTGATGACCGATGCGATCCATGCGGGGGAGACCCCCGATCCTGTGACCCGGGCATCGGCCCCCGGTATTGTAATGTCGACTGCATTCCTTGCCGATGCCGGCGCTTCGTTCTCTGCTGAAGACTTCGGCGATGAGACCCCGTACCTGTACACCCGCTGGAAGAATCCGACCGTCGACCAGCTCGAACAGAAACTCGCCGTCCTCGAGGGGGCGGAGGCGGCCGTGGCTTTTGGAAGCGGCATGGCCGCCATCACGGCCCTGCTCCTGTACAACCTCTCTGCAGGGGATCATCTCGTCATCAGTGACGTCTCCTATGCAGCAACTGCAGAGATGACGGACGAACTGATCCCACGTCTGGGTATATCGGTCACCAAGGTCGACATGTCTGACCCGGAGAATGTCCGGAATGCGCTCCGCCCGAATACCCGGCTCATCTATGCAGAGACTCCGGCGAACCCGATCATCCGCCTGACCGATGTTGAAGCCATCGCAGCCATCGCACGGGAGAACGGATCGAAGTTCGCCGTGGATGCCACCTTCGCTTCCCCCCTGGGTATCCACCCGCTCGCCCTTGGAGCGGATTATGTGATCCATTCCCTGACCAAATATGTCTGCGGCCATGGTGACGCCATCGGCGGTGCGGTCCTTGGGAATAAGATGGACATGGCCGGCATCAAGAAGGGGATCGCGATCCGGACCGGCGGGATCCTGAGTCCGTTCAATGCCTGGCTGATCCAGCGGGGTGCGTCTACCCTTCCCCTCCGGATGAAGGCCCATGAAGAGGGAGCCCTGATCGTTGCACAGTTCCTCGAAGATCATCCGAAGGTGACCCGGGTCATCTATCCGGGTCTTGCTTCGCATCCCCAGCATGCGCTGGCCAGCCGGCAGCTCGAGAATTTCTCCGGAATGCTGACATTCCAAGTCGCAGACGGAGCAAAGGCCGCAACGATCATCGCCGACCGGCTTTCGATCATCCATTACGCGGTCTCGCTCGGTCATGTGCGGAGCCTCGTCTTCTACCTCTCCACCGACGAGATGCTCAGGACTTCCTTCCGGATGACGCCGGCACAGGAACAGTCGTACCGGGAGTTTGCAGGTGATGGAATCTTCCGGCTCTCGGTCGGTCTTGAGGATCCACAGGATCTCATTGCAGATCTCGAGTACGCCCTTGCAGGGATTCCGTGA
- a CDS encoding methanogenesis marker 8 protein: protein MTAEHDEHVIEAIGRSRIVIRGGEVVEVGEARITTCPLAKRFALPVPTINKDAVKANIEYRIRTWGMCTPQRDVLDTREFVGFGASEILSFGLHTGLIDAVVLACDGAGTVIVTTPALVQGIGGRMSGLVSTTPYPEVIHRIEENGGVVIDKAHARLNQTAGVKRALELGYKKVAVTVTLPNDAKTIRNLYPDTIIFGVHVTGLTPDEAETFAASADLMTSCASKTVREIIGRHALMQAGVAIPIFVLTSKAKDLIIEKLHQGTEQVLIKTTKLPSLGDQQPDPLV from the coding sequence ATGACAGCAGAACACGATGAACATGTCATAGAGGCGATCGGAAGAAGCCGGATCGTCATACGGGGAGGAGAAGTGGTCGAGGTCGGTGAGGCACGGATAACAACGTGTCCTCTTGCAAAACGGTTCGCCCTTCCTGTTCCAACAATTAATAAAGACGCCGTGAAGGCAAACATCGAATACCGCATTCGGACCTGGGGAATGTGTACGCCACAACGGGACGTGCTCGATACCCGGGAGTTTGTCGGATTCGGGGCATCCGAGATCCTGAGTTTCGGGCTTCACACCGGCCTGATCGATGCGGTTGTCCTCGCCTGCGATGGCGCCGGAACCGTCATCGTGACAACACCCGCCCTCGTGCAGGGGATCGGCGGAAGAATGTCCGGGCTCGTTTCCACGACCCCCTATCCTGAGGTAATTCACCGGATCGAGGAGAACGGCGGGGTTGTGATCGATAAGGCCCACGCTCGCCTGAACCAGACCGCCGGCGTCAAACGGGCCCTTGAATTGGGATATAAAAAGGTAGCCGTGACGGTTACGCTGCCAAATGACGCAAAAACGATCCGGAATCTCTATCCCGATACGATCATCTTCGGCGTCCATGTCACCGGGTTGACCCCCGATGAGGCAGAGACGTTCGCCGCCTCGGCGGACCTGATGACCTCATGCGCCTCAAAAACGGTCCGGGAGATCATCGGCAGGCACGCTCTCATGCAGGCCGGCGTCGCAATCCCGATCTTTGTCCTGACATCGAAAGCAAAAGATCTCATCATCGAAAAACTTCACCAGGGCACCGAGCAAGTGCTGATCAAAACCACGAAACTTCCGTCACTTGGGGATCAGCAGCCGGATCCGCTGGTCTGA
- a CDS encoding ZIP family metal transporter has protein sequence MVPLWVMAGLWGSVAGSALLIGAATGYYLKIPQRIVALVMAFGAGVLLSAISFELLDDAYSLGGIGPVITGFIAGALIFTVANILLARNGARHRKRSGLPPGDELESNGAAIAVGSVIDGIPESIAIGLTMIGGGTVSTATVIAIFLSNIPEGLSSSVGLKARGWHAARVFLMWGGIAVCSGLSSLAGYSIFSHFSPNIIAAVLALAAGGILAMLVDTMIPEAFSKTHNLTGLVTVLGFITSFILSKLG, from the coding sequence ATGGTTCCACTCTGGGTGATGGCCGGGCTCTGGGGATCGGTGGCGGGCTCAGCCCTTCTGATCGGGGCGGCAACTGGCTATTATCTGAAGATTCCGCAGCGAATCGTCGCCCTGGTCATGGCTTTCGGTGCCGGCGTCCTCCTCTCTGCCATCTCCTTTGAACTGCTCGACGACGCCTATTCCCTGGGAGGCATCGGCCCGGTGATCACGGGCTTCATCGCCGGCGCCCTGATCTTCACCGTGGCAAATATTCTGCTGGCCCGAAACGGGGCCAGACATCGAAAGCGGTCGGGGCTGCCCCCTGGAGACGAATTAGAGAGTAACGGTGCTGCCATCGCCGTGGGTTCTGTGATCGATGGGATCCCCGAGTCGATCGCCATCGGGTTGACGATGATTGGGGGAGGGACAGTCAGTACGGCGACGGTCATCGCCATCTTCCTCTCTAACATTCCCGAGGGGCTCTCCAGTTCTGTCGGCCTGAAGGCCCGTGGATGGCACGCGGCACGGGTCTTTCTGATGTGGGGCGGTATCGCTGTCTGTTCAGGCCTCTCGTCGCTGGCTGGGTACTCGATCTTCAGTCATTTCAGCCCGAATATCATTGCCGCGGTGCTGGCTCTCGCGGCAGGGGGTATCCTCGCGATGCTCGTCGATACCATGATCCCCGAGGCGTTCTCAAAGACCCATAACCTGACCGGCCTGGTGACGGTCCTCGGTTTTATCACGTCGTTCATTCTTTCAAAACTGGGGTGA
- a CDS encoding DUF2252 domain-containing protein: protein MRSGQGLHTRVRRDTEGTAIFIGEQMIRKERYKQGKALRANVPLAEHAKWEVSAERHDILGILAKSNLSRLANLVPIRYERMLKTPFTFLRGSAAVMAYDLSQTPNSGITVQCCGDCHLANFGLFATPERNLIFDLNDFDETHPAPFEWDVKRLAASFYVAARGNGCTQKKCESVVRTMVRAYREAMIEFSSMPLLAVWYTELKIDDLIATAPDRATRHEDEIIALKARKRIAEHLFPKITEVVDGRRRIIDQPPLIYHPPSELRAEETFIEGFEQYRETLTYDRQCLLARYQVDDFVMKVVGVGSVGTRCGVILLSSEGEPLLLQIKEAQPSVLEPYTAPSEFINQGERVVQGQRLLQAASDIFLGWTTTPKGDLNYYVRQLRDMKYAFTIEGFTPAAFATYATICGKTLARAHAKAGDAALISGYLGKTDQFDTAITAFAAAYSRQTDLDHQTLVVAEQTGAITASHDP, encoded by the coding sequence ATGAGATCTGGACAGGGACTACATACCAGAGTGAGGAGAGACACCGAAGGAACAGCCATATTCATCGGCGAACAGATGATCCGGAAGGAACGATATAAACAGGGGAAGGCACTGCGTGCAAATGTCCCGCTCGCAGAACACGCCAAATGGGAGGTATCGGCCGAACGGCATGACATCCTTGGGATTCTTGCGAAATCGAATCTCTCCAGGCTTGCGAACCTTGTCCCAATCAGGTACGAACGGATGCTGAAGACGCCGTTTACATTTTTGAGGGGTTCAGCGGCTGTGATGGCTTATGATCTCTCGCAGACACCGAACTCAGGGATCACAGTCCAGTGTTGTGGCGACTGCCACCTCGCCAACTTCGGCCTCTTCGCAACCCCCGAGCGGAACCTGATCTTCGATCTCAATGACTTCGATGAGACCCACCCTGCCCCCTTCGAATGGGATGTGAAACGGCTTGCGGCCAGTTTTTACGTGGCAGCCAGGGGAAACGGGTGTACCCAGAAGAAGTGTGAGTCCGTGGTCAGGACGATGGTCAGAGCCTATCGCGAGGCGATGATCGAGTTCAGCAGTATGCCGCTTCTGGCGGTCTGGTACACCGAACTGAAGATCGATGACCTGATCGCAACCGCCCCGGACAGGGCGACGAGACATGAAGACGAAATCATTGCTCTCAAAGCCAGAAAAAGGATCGCCGAACATCTCTTTCCAAAGATCACGGAGGTGGTCGACGGACGACGACGGATCATCGATCAACCACCGTTGATCTACCATCCACCGTCTGAACTGAGGGCTGAGGAGACATTTATCGAAGGATTCGAGCAGTATAGAGAGACACTCACCTATGATCGGCAGTGCCTGCTGGCCCGGTACCAGGTCGACGATTTCGTGATGAAGGTGGTTGGGGTGGGGTCGGTCGGGACCAGATGCGGAGTGATCCTGCTCTCCTCAGAAGGCGAGCCACTCCTGCTCCAGATCAAAGAGGCCCAGCCCTCGGTCCTCGAACCCTACACCGCCCCCAGCGAGTTCATAAACCAGGGGGAACGGGTCGTGCAGGGGCAGCGGCTCCTCCAGGCAGCGAGCGACATCTTCCTCGGCTGGACGACAACCCCAAAAGGGGATCTGAACTATTACGTCCGGCAACTGCGGGACATGAAATATGCATTCACGATCGAGGGGTTCACCCCGGCAGCCTTCGCGACGTATGCCACGATCTGTGGCAAGACCCTGGCCCGGGCCCATGCGAAGGCAGGGGATGCAGCCCTGATCAGCGGATACCTGGGAAAGACCGATCAATTCGATACGGCGATCACCGCGTTTGCAGCGGCATACTCCAGACAGACCGACCTCGATCATCAGACCCTCGTGGTGGCCGAGCAGACAGGAGCGATCACGGCCAGCCACGATCCCTGA
- a CDS encoding NAD(+)/NADH kinase, translated as MQNYRGVQDDPLLPGDGTAREIFVVAGREIPILGIPAGVKMYSALFAIDPATAAEIIDSPTQYTLRDAEVMDVDEEAYRIAQRKQIYQPGVP; from the coding sequence GTGCAGAATTACCGGGGAGTCCAAGACGATCCTCTTCTGCCGGGGGACGGCACGGCCCGGGAGATCTTCGTTGTCGCCGGCCGGGAGATTCCGATCCTCGGGATACCGGCAGGGGTGAAGATGTACTCCGCCCTCTTCGCCATCGACCCGGCCACGGCAGCGGAGATCATCGATAGCCCAACGCAGTACACCCTCCGCGATGCCGAGGTGATGGATGTCGACGAGGAGGCCTACCGGATCGCCCAGCGGAAACAGATCTACCAGCCAGGTGTTCCCTGA
- a CDS encoding cupredoxin domain-containing protein, with product MNSTTKAAIGIIIVAVIAIHILHCGGIATGSVQNTPTTGAAALQQSGSPNPTGVIGGNTSNSTDGGTETGQTKTIKLSYDGSQYSPAEIRVKQGTKVRIEGDPTTLQGCMLVVNIDTYGISKAIRSGDNVIEFTADRVGTFPIHCNMGIGNGKLIVESS from the coding sequence ATGAATTCAACAACGAAAGCAGCGATTGGGATCATCATTGTAGCAGTCATTGCGATACATATCCTGCATTGCGGAGGTATCGCGACAGGAAGTGTTCAGAACACTCCGACAACCGGTGCAGCGGCTCTGCAACAATCAGGATCTCCAAATCCAACCGGAGTGATTGGCGGAAATACATCTAATTCCACGGACGGAGGAACGGAGACCGGACAGACCAAGACCATCAAATTGAGTTACGATGGTTCCCAGTATTCACCGGCCGAGATCCGTGTGAAGCAGGGAACAAAGGTTCGTATCGAAGGGGATCCCACAACTCTCCAGGGATGCATGCTCGTGGTCAACATCGATACGTATGGTATCAGCAAGGCGATCAGATCTGGTGATAACGTGATCGAGTTCACCGCAGACAGGGTTGGGACCTTTCCCATTCACTGCAACATGGGTATCGGCAACGGCAAACTCATCGTCGAGAGCAGTTAG